In Geotalea uraniireducens, one genomic interval encodes:
- a CDS encoding endonuclease/exonuclease/phosphatase family protein yields the protein MNAIRVMTYNIHRGTGEDRRHAPERVAEVVAGLRPDIVALQEVDCGQLRPALRDQAALVAERLALAGAPFRIERERCGNVILSRFPMTLVQAGGLRRSRRWRTPARRGALWVEIEAAGQNIQVINTHLGLTPRDRLAQAKVLTGPEWLGNPACRPPVILCGDFNAQPGSPVHRLLDTRFVNAESLCPGCRVERTWPSRRPLLRIDHLFVSPGVVVEAIEVPAAGMARVASDHLPLLAVLMLPESLPA from the coding sequence ATGAACGCCATCCGGGTCATGACCTACAATATCCATCGCGGTACCGGCGAGGATCGCCGGCACGCGCCGGAGCGGGTTGCCGAGGTTGTTGCCGGGCTGCGGCCCGATATTGTCGCCCTGCAGGAGGTCGACTGCGGGCAGCTCCGGCCGGCGCTCCGCGACCAGGCGGCACTGGTCGCCGAACGGCTGGCGTTGGCCGGCGCCCCCTTCCGGATCGAGCGGGAACGGTGCGGCAACGTGATCCTCAGCCGCTTCCCAATGACCCTGGTTCAGGCCGGCGGCCTGCGCCGCTCCCGACGCTGGCGGACGCCAGCCCGCCGGGGGGCGCTCTGGGTCGAAATCGAAGCGGCGGGACAGAACATCCAGGTCATCAACACGCATCTGGGGTTGACGCCGCGGGATCGGCTTGCCCAGGCAAAAGTGCTGACCGGCCCGGAGTGGCTGGGGAACCCGGCCTGTCGGCCGCCGGTGATCCTCTGCGGTGATTTCAATGCCCAGCCCGGTTCGCCGGTTCACCGGCTGCTCGACACCCGGTTCGTCAATGCCGAGTCGCTCTGCCCCGGCTGTCGGGTCGAACGGACCTGGCCGAGCCGGCGGCCGCTGCTCCGGATCGATCATCTGTTCGTTTCTCCCGGTGTGGTGGTTGAGGCGATCGAGGTGCCAGCCGCGGGAATGGCTCGGGTCGCTTCCGACCATCTGCCGCTGCTGGCGGTTCTGATGTTGCCGGAATCTTTGCCGGCGTGA
- a CDS encoding ferritin family protein, translated as MESFAEEALRLAIHTEKSSHDFYRYAAGRAKNEAVREIFAQLASEEAEHMAAFLARYEGDDILQLQDTGEAPGCPDPRRYGELVGAIDSIFDEAQALRLALGEEQACIDSYTVLVETLREPELRAIFEQALDDTRRHYEQLRQQYLRFAEP; from the coding sequence ATGGAAAGTTTTGCAGAGGAGGCGCTGCGGCTGGCGATTCACACGGAAAAGAGCAGCCACGACTTTTACCGGTATGCCGCCGGGAGGGCCAAAAACGAAGCGGTCAGGGAAATATTCGCCCAACTGGCCAGCGAGGAGGCGGAGCACATGGCGGCATTCCTCGCCCGCTACGAAGGAGACGACATACTCCAGCTGCAGGATACGGGGGAGGCGCCCGGCTGTCCCGATCCCCGCCGCTATGGGGAACTGGTCGGGGCGATCGACAGCATCTTCGACGAGGCGCAGGCGCTCAGACTGGCCCTCGGCGAAGAGCAAGCCTGCATCGACAGCTACACCGTCCTGGTGGAAACCTTGCGCGAACCCGAGTTACGGGCGATCTTCGAGCAGGCGCTCGACGACACCCGCCGGCACTATGAGCAGCTCCGCCAGCAGTATCTCCGCTTCGCCGAACCGTGA
- a CDS encoding metal-dependent hydrolase: protein MKTIYRTIWLLAMLLVVPAEGWSAGKTEITWYGQAAFKVKTPSGKVLLIDPWIDNPANKNGKKELAELGRVDLILITHGHGDHIGNAPEIAARTKAHLVAPFGLGRTLVAEGLIPKELAGYDTMGNYGGELQLLDGEVKVAFVPAIHDSDVTVPGPPVRQVPGGNPAGFLISIKDGPVIYHTGDTDLFSDMALVGRFHPVDLMLVCIGDHFTMGPRRAAEAVKLVQPKLVVPMHYGTFPFLTGTPAEFAAGLKDLGLEGRLKKMAVGETIIWGR, encoded by the coding sequence ATGAAGACGATTTATCGGACAATCTGGCTGTTGGCGATGCTGCTCGTTGTCCCGGCCGAGGGGTGGTCGGCGGGGAAGACGGAGATAACCTGGTACGGCCAGGCGGCGTTCAAGGTGAAGACCCCGTCGGGCAAAGTGTTGCTGATCGACCCCTGGATCGATAACCCCGCCAACAAGAACGGCAAGAAGGAACTGGCGGAACTCGGCCGGGTCGATCTGATCCTCATCACCCACGGGCATGGCGACCATATCGGCAATGCGCCGGAGATCGCCGCCCGGACCAAGGCCCATCTGGTCGCCCCCTTTGGCCTCGGCCGGACCCTGGTGGCGGAGGGGCTCATTCCCAAAGAACTGGCCGGCTACGATACGATGGGAAATTACGGCGGGGAGTTGCAGTTACTGGACGGCGAAGTGAAGGTGGCCTTCGTGCCGGCCATCCACGACTCCGACGTAACGGTGCCGGGGCCGCCTGTCCGGCAGGTCCCCGGCGGCAATCCGGCCGGCTTTCTGATCAGTATCAAGGACGGCCCGGTCATCTACCATACCGGCGATACCGACCTTTTCTCCGATATGGCGCTCGTCGGCCGGTTCCATCCGGTCGATCTGATGCTCGTCTGTATCGGCGACCACTTTACCATGGGACCCCGCCGGGCGGCGGAAGCGGTGAAGCTCGTGCAGCCGAAGCTGGTCGTGCCGATGCATTACGGGACGTTTCCCTTCCTGACCGGGACGCCGGCGGAGTTTGCGGCCGGCCTCAAGGATCTCGGCCTGGAAGGGCGGCTGAAAAAGATGGCGGTCGGCGAAACGATCATCTGGGGGCGCTGA
- a CDS encoding c-type cytochrome: MKPWLGGMIVLVVCLGMAACRGEAGPSGAALFKLHCAGCHPDGGNTVNLRRTLKAADRAAYGIRTAADVAAFIRNPGVGMPSFTAGMIPPCEAKKIGRYVVETFR, encoded by the coding sequence ATGAAACCGTGGCTGGGGGGGATGATCGTGCTCGTCGTCTGCCTGGGGATGGCCGCATGTCGCGGTGAGGCGGGCCCGTCGGGGGCGGCGCTCTTCAAACTCCATTGCGCCGGCTGTCATCCCGACGGCGGCAATACCGTCAATCTGCGGCGGACCCTCAAGGCCGCCGACCGGGCAGCCTACGGCATCCGGACGGCGGCCGATGTCGCCGCCTTCATCCGCAATCCGGGGGTGGGGATGCCGAGCTTCACCGCTGGGATGATTCCTCCTTGCGAGGCGAAGAAAATCGGTCGCTACGTGGTGGAAACGTTCCGGTGA
- a CDS encoding Lon protease family protein, which translates to MSVDHLKLSPEKLRWVCDTGQFDFATTDDLPELEGTLGQARALASIDFGLGIRESGFNLYLSGETGTGRTSTIKNLLKKRAKNEPPPSDWCYVNNFKNPDLPIALALPAGKGAELDKDMQELIVAVRTIIPKALDSKEYEVNKSTIVEEYQEKNNELFGKLEAEAQERGFALQRTVSGLVMVPQREERNYTQEEYDALDAAEKEKLEKVGQELTERLNDVLRQVRENEKTTKEALAQLDRDLGLAAVGHHIEPLKEKYRALAKVIDYLNAVQEDILLNLEDFKPQQPPQSPIPGLKLPRQEPSFERYQVNVFVDNHGVEGAPVIFEANPTYNNLFGRLEHVMQMGGGATTNFTLIKPGAIHKANGGYLIIDAREVLVNPFAWEALKRCIRNAEIKIEDVLEQYRFMTVASLKPEPIPLQAKIIMIGSPWIYYLLFHLEPDYRKFFKVRADFDSRIARTPDVLKDYALFVATHCKNEKLLPFDPSGVAGLIEYSARLVEDQEKLSSQFMEIADLIREASYWSGKAGESVVNHAAVAKAIEQKVYRSNRIEERMQELFDEGTILVDTDGAAVGQINGLSVISLADHTFGRPSRVTARVYLGRGGMVNIEREVKLSGPIHDKGVLILTGYLGGKFAHDKPLSFSASICFEQSYEGVEGDSASSTELYCLLSAFSGLPVKQGIAVTGSVNQHGKIQPIGGVNFKIEGFYEVCKAKGLTGEQGVIIPKSNERHLMLKDEVVQAVQDGRFHIWSVESIDEGIEILTGVPAGQPQDDGGYPEGTVNYLVDKRLREMLESMKKFSATDKDKEKEREKGADLQPAS; encoded by the coding sequence GTGTCCGTCGACCATCTGAAACTCTCCCCCGAAAAGCTGCGCTGGGTTTGCGATACCGGCCAGTTTGACTTTGCCACCACCGACGATCTTCCCGAGCTCGAAGGGACTCTTGGCCAGGCCCGGGCGCTGGCGTCCATCGATTTCGGTCTCGGCATCCGCGAAAGCGGCTTCAATCTCTATCTCTCCGGCGAAACCGGTACCGGTCGGACCTCGACCATCAAGAACCTCCTGAAAAAACGGGCGAAGAACGAGCCGCCGCCGAGCGACTGGTGTTACGTCAACAACTTCAAGAATCCCGATCTTCCCATTGCCCTGGCGCTGCCGGCGGGGAAGGGGGCCGAGCTCGACAAGGACATGCAGGAGCTGATCGTCGCCGTCCGGACCATCATTCCCAAGGCCCTCGACAGCAAGGAGTATGAGGTCAACAAATCGACGATCGTCGAGGAGTACCAGGAAAAGAACAACGAGCTGTTCGGCAAGCTGGAGGCGGAGGCCCAGGAGCGGGGCTTTGCCCTGCAGCGGACCGTGTCGGGGCTGGTGATGGTACCGCAGCGGGAAGAGCGGAACTATACCCAGGAGGAGTACGACGCCCTCGATGCCGCTGAGAAGGAAAAGCTGGAGAAGGTGGGACAGGAACTGACCGAACGGCTCAACGACGTGCTCCGCCAGGTCCGGGAGAACGAGAAAACCACCAAGGAAGCCCTTGCCCAGCTCGACCGCGACCTGGGGCTGGCGGCGGTCGGCCATCATATCGAGCCGCTCAAGGAAAAGTACCGCGCGCTTGCCAAGGTGATCGACTACCTCAATGCGGTGCAGGAGGACATCCTGCTCAATCTGGAGGATTTCAAGCCGCAGCAGCCGCCGCAGTCGCCGATCCCCGGGCTGAAGCTTCCCCGCCAGGAGCCGTCTTTCGAGCGGTACCAGGTCAACGTCTTCGTCGACAACCATGGTGTCGAGGGGGCACCGGTGATCTTCGAGGCGAACCCGACCTACAACAACCTGTTCGGCCGCCTCGAACATGTCATGCAGATGGGGGGGGGTGCCACGACCAACTTCACCCTGATCAAGCCGGGGGCGATACACAAGGCCAACGGCGGCTACCTGATCATCGACGCCCGGGAGGTGCTGGTCAACCCCTTCGCCTGGGAGGCGCTCAAACGCTGCATCCGCAACGCCGAGATCAAGATCGAGGATGTCCTTGAGCAGTATCGCTTCATGACCGTCGCTTCGCTGAAGCCGGAGCCGATTCCCCTGCAGGCCAAGATTATCATGATCGGCTCGCCGTGGATCTATTACCTGCTCTTCCACCTGGAGCCCGACTACCGGAAATTTTTCAAGGTCCGGGCCGACTTCGACAGCCGGATCGCCCGCACTCCGGATGTCCTCAAGGATTATGCGCTGTTTGTCGCCACCCATTGCAAGAACGAGAAGCTCCTCCCCTTCGACCCGAGCGGGGTGGCCGGGCTGATCGAATACTCGGCACGGCTGGTCGAGGATCAGGAAAAACTCTCCTCCCAGTTCATGGAGATCGCCGACCTGATCCGGGAGGCCAGCTACTGGAGCGGCAAGGCGGGCGAGAGCGTTGTCAACCATGCGGCCGTTGCCAAGGCCATCGAGCAGAAAGTCTACCGCAGCAACCGGATCGAGGAGCGGATGCAGGAGCTGTTCGACGAGGGGACGATCCTCGTCGATACCGACGGCGCCGCAGTCGGCCAGATCAACGGCCTGTCGGTGATCAGCCTGGCCGACCATACCTTCGGCCGGCCGTCGCGGGTAACTGCCCGGGTCTACCTGGGGCGCGGCGGGATGGTCAACATCGAGCGGGAGGTGAAGCTTTCCGGGCCGATCCACGACAAGGGGGTCTTGATCCTGACCGGCTACCTGGGAGGCAAATTCGCCCACGACAAACCGCTGTCGTTCTCGGCCTCGATCTGCTTCGAGCAGTCCTACGAGGGGGTCGAGGGGGACAGCGCCTCGTCGACGGAACTCTACTGCCTCCTCTCCGCCTTCTCCGGGCTGCCGGTCAAGCAGGGGATTGCCGTTACCGGCAGCGTCAACCAGCATGGCAAGATCCAACCGATCGGCGGCGTCAATTTCAAGATCGAAGGGTTCTACGAAGTCTGCAAAGCGAAGGGGTTGACCGGCGAGCAGGGGGTAATCATCCCCAAATCGAACGAACGGCACCTGATGCTCAAGGATGAGGTGGTGCAGGCGGTTCAGGACGGCCGGTTCCATATCTGGAGCGTCGAAAGTATCGACGAGGGGATCGAGATCCTGACCGGGGTGCCGGCCGGCCAACCGCAGGATGACGGCGGTTATCCCGAAGGGACTGTCAATTACCTGGTGGACAAGCGGCTGCGCGAGATGCTCGAAAGCATGAAAAAGTTTTCCGCAACCGACAAGGACAAAGAGAAGGAGCGGGAGAAGGGCGCGGACTTGCAGCCCGCCTCCTGA
- the lipB gene encoding lipoyl(octanoyl) transferase LipB, translating to MNIFDLGRIDYDECAELQGKLAAEVAAGRAEEALLLLEHPPVYTVGRRGAAASILDPAVRTVAVNRGGDVTWHGPGQLVGYPVVDLGRRGRDLHHYLRFLEEVVIAVAADYGVAAWRVPGRTGVWTTRGKLASIGVGVRRWVTMHGFALNVANDLAPFSRISPCGIVDCPVTTLAQLCRRPVGLEDVKRSVAGIFEQLVDDWLPSSADAANDKQQPAAAPPDQ from the coding sequence ATGAATATCTTCGATCTTGGCCGGATCGACTACGACGAATGCGCCGAGCTGCAGGGGAAACTGGCGGCGGAAGTGGCTGCCGGCCGGGCGGAAGAGGCGCTGCTGCTTCTGGAGCATCCGCCGGTCTATACGGTCGGCCGGCGCGGTGCGGCGGCCAGCATTCTTGACCCGGCAGTCCGGACGGTGGCGGTCAACCGGGGGGGCGACGTTACCTGGCACGGCCCCGGCCAGTTGGTCGGCTACCCGGTGGTCGATCTGGGCCGGCGGGGGCGCGATCTGCACCACTATCTCCGTTTCCTGGAGGAAGTGGTCATTGCCGTCGCCGCTGACTACGGGGTGGCGGCCTGGCGGGTGCCGGGTCGGACCGGCGTCTGGACGACCCGGGGAAAGCTTGCCTCGATCGGCGTCGGTGTCCGGCGCTGGGTGACCATGCACGGCTTCGCCCTGAATGTGGCGAACGACCTCGCCCCGTTCAGCCGGATCAGTCCTTGCGGTATCGTCGACTGCCCGGTGACGACCCTGGCGCAGCTCTGCCGCCGCCCGGTCGGGCTGGAAGATGTCAAACGTTCCGTCGCAGGGATTTTCGAACAGCTGGTCGACGACTGGCTGCCGTCGTCGGCGGACGCCGCAAACGATAAACAACAGCCTGCTGCCGCGCCGCCGGACCAGTAG
- a CDS encoding dihydrolipoamide acetyltransferase family protein yields the protein MATEITMPKLSDTMTEGRFLSWKKSVGERVARGDIIAEVETDKATMELEAFTAGTLIEARAKAGETVAVGTVLGLIGEPGEAAVPSGEPPVAQPVWQPSTTEAEPVPERVMAVAEPPAAPLPSGAGGEEGTRAAPLVRRLAREQGVDLQLVHGSGPDGRVLQEDLERYLHEERGGGEPEPSAGAPAASAAPGEEGGEPLTRMRSAIVKTVSESWRNIPHFYVTIEVEMTEAREIIRELKGSGSAVSANDLVIKAAAMALGKFPRLNASFIAERIVLHPEINIGFAVAVEDGLRVPVVKGCQGLTLKEIAGQTLRLIERAQRGTISQEEISGGTFSTSNLGMYGVEEFAAVIMPPQAAILAVGAIAERPVARQGQLVVARTMKATVSCDHRVVDGVDAARFLGELKRILENPVLMLV from the coding sequence ATGGCTACCGAAATCACCATGCCGAAGCTGTCCGACACCATGACCGAAGGGCGCTTCCTTTCCTGGAAGAAGAGCGTTGGCGAGCGGGTGGCGCGGGGCGATATCATTGCCGAAGTGGAGACGGACAAGGCGACCATGGAGCTGGAGGCTTTTACCGCCGGAACCCTGATCGAGGCGCGGGCCAAGGCGGGGGAGACCGTGGCGGTCGGCACCGTGCTCGGGCTGATTGGCGAACCGGGGGAGGCTGCGGTGCCGTCCGGCGAGCCGCCGGTTGCGCAGCCCGTCTGGCAACCGTCCACAACGGAGGCCGAACCGGTTCCGGAACGGGTGATGGCGGTGGCCGAGCCCCCCGCGGCCCCGCTGCCGTCGGGCGCCGGGGGCGAGGAGGGAACCCGGGCGGCACCGCTGGTGCGTCGGTTGGCCAGGGAACAGGGGGTCGACCTGCAGCTCGTGCATGGCAGCGGTCCAGACGGCCGGGTACTGCAGGAGGACCTGGAGCGCTATCTCCACGAAGAGCGCGGTGGCGGTGAGCCGGAACCGTCAGCCGGGGCGCCGGCGGCTTCCGCCGCACCGGGCGAAGAGGGGGGCGAGCCGCTGACCCGGATGCGGAGCGCCATCGTCAAGACGGTCAGCGAATCGTGGCGGAATATTCCCCATTTCTACGTCACCATCGAGGTCGAGATGACCGAGGCGAGGGAGATCATCCGCGAGCTGAAGGGGAGCGGCAGTGCGGTCAGCGCCAACGACCTGGTGATCAAGGCGGCGGCCATGGCCCTCGGCAAATTCCCCCGGCTCAACGCTTCCTTTATTGCCGAGCGGATCGTTCTCCATCCGGAAATCAACATCGGCTTTGCCGTGGCGGTAGAGGACGGGCTGCGGGTGCCGGTGGTGAAAGGGTGTCAGGGGCTGACGCTCAAGGAGATTGCCGGCCAGACGTTGCGGCTCATCGAGCGGGCCCAGCGCGGGACGATCAGCCAGGAGGAGATTTCGGGTGGTACCTTCAGTACCTCGAACCTCGGCATGTACGGGGTCGAAGAGTTCGCGGCGGTGATCATGCCGCCCCAGGCGGCGATCCTCGCCGTCGGGGCGATTGCCGAGCGGCCGGTGGCCAGACAGGGGCAGCTGGTGGTCGCCCGGACCATGAAAGCGACCGTTTCCTGCGATCACCGGGTGGTCGACGGTGTCGACGCTGCCCGTTTTCTCGGCGAGCTGAAGCGAATTCTCGAAAATCCCGTGCTGATGCTGGTATGA